Proteins co-encoded in one Strix uralensis isolate ZFMK-TIS-50842 chromosome 2, bStrUra1, whole genome shotgun sequence genomic window:
- the ZBTB20 gene encoding zinc finger and BTB domain-containing protein 20, whose protein sequence is MTERIHSINLHNFSNSVLETLNEQRNRGHFCDVTVRIHGSMLRAHRCVLAAGSPFFQDKLLLGYSDIEIPSVVSVQSVQKLIDFMYSGVLRVSQSEALQILTAASILQIKTVIDECTRIVSQNVGEVYPVIQDSGQETPRGTPESGTSGQSTDTESGYLQSHSQHSVDRIYSALYACSMQNGSGERSFYSGAVVSHHETALGLPRDHHMEDPSWITRIHERSQQMERYLSTTPETTHCRKQPRPVRIQTLMGNIHIKQEMEDDYDYYGQQRVQILERNESEECTEDTDQAEGTESEPKGESFDSGVSSSIGTEPDSMEQQFMAGLGRDGQQEPSQADQNDVPADGTQPQQQQQQQQHVDANSSSPERSNDVEMDSKVLTVNNSTEKGALQPSVNTTVAQPLPTTQIYLRQTETLTSNLRMPLTLTSNTQVIGTAGNTYLPALFTTQSAGSGPKPFLFSLPQPLAGQQTQFVTVSQPGLSTFTAQLPAPQPLAPSAGHSTAGGQGEKKPYECTLCNKTFTAKQNYVKHMFVHTGEKPHQCSICWRSFSLKDYLIKHMVTHTGVRAYQCSICNKRFTQKSSLNVHMRLHRGEKSYECYICKKKFSHKTLLERHVALHSATNGTPGATGAGARAVPAGVVACTEGTTYVCSVCPAKFDQIEHFNDHMRMHVSDG, encoded by the exons ATGACAGAGCGCATTCATAGCATCAACCTTCACAACTTCAGCAATTCTGTGCTCGAGACCCTCAACGAGCAGCGCAACCGTGGCCACTTCTGTGACGTGACGGTCCGCATCCACGGGAGCATGCTACGCGCCCACCGTTGTGTGCTGGCGGCTGGCAGCCCCTTCTTCCAGGACAAGCTGCTGCTGGGCTACAGCGACATCGAGATCCCCTCGGTGGTGTCAGTCCAGTCTGTGCAAAAGCTCATTGACTTCATGTACAGCGGGGTGCTGCGGGTCTCACAGTCGGAGGCCCTCCAAATCCTCACAGCTGCCAGCATCCTGCAGATCAAGACTGTGATTGATGAGTGCACAAGGATTGTCTCACAAAATGTGGGAGAGGTCTACCCGGTGATTCAGGATTCTGGCCAGGAGACACCCAGGGGAACACCCGAATCAGGCACCTCGGGTCAGAGCACCGACACAGAGTCTGGCTACCTGCAGAGCCATTCACAGCACAGTGTGGACAGGATCTATTCGGCCCTCTATGCCTGTTCCATGCAAAATGGCAGTGGGGAGCGCTCCTTTTACAGCGGAGCTGTGGTCAGCCACCACGAAACAGCCCTGGGGCTCCCCAGGGACCATCACATGGAAGACCCCAGCTGGATTACCCGGATCCACGAACGGTCGCAACAGATGGAGCGGTACCTCTCCACCACTCCAGAGACCACACACTGCCGCAAGCAACCGCGCCCTGTCCGAATTCAAACCCTGATGGGCAACATCCATATTAAGCAGGAGATGGAGGATGACTATGACTACTATGGCCAACAGAGAGTGCAGATCCTTGAGCGCAATGAGTCTGAGGAATGCACTGAGGACACTGACCAAGCAGAAGGCACTGAGAGTGAGCCCAAAGGGGAGAGTTTTGACTCGGGAGTCAGTTCCTCCATCGGCACTGAGCCCGATTCCATGGAGCAGCAGTTTatggctgggctgggccgggatGGGCAGCAAGAACCTTCTCAAGCAGATCAAAATGACGTCCCTGCTGATGGCACTCaaccgcagcagcagcagcagcagcagcagcatgtagaTGCCAACTCTTCCTCGCCAGAGAGAAGCAATGACGTTGAAATGGACAGCAAAGTGCTCACAGTCAATAACAGCACCGAAAAGGGGGCTTTGCAGCCTTCTGTCAACACAACTGTTGCCCAGCCATTGCCAACCACACAGATCTACTTACGCCAGACAGAAACCCTCACCAGCAACTTGAGGATGCCACTGACTCTGACCAGCAACACTCAGGTCATTGGCACAGCTGGCAACACCTACCTGCCTGCCCTTTTCACCACACAGTCTGCTGGCAGTGGCCCTAAGCCTTTTCTCTTCAGCCTGCCCCAGCCTTTAGCTGGCCAACAGACACAGTTTGTGACAGTGTCCCAGCCTGGCCTGTCAACCTTTactgcccagctgccagccccacagccctTGGCCCCATCTGCGGGCCACAGCACAGCAGGTGGGCAAGGCGAAAAAAAGCCTTACGAGTGCACTCTCTGTAACAAGACTTTCACCGCCAAACAGAACTACGTCAAGCACATGTTTGTACACACAG GTGAGAAACCCCACCAATGCAGCATCTGTTGGCGCTCCTTCTCTTTAAAGGATTACCTAATCAAACACATGGTGACGCACACTGGCGTGAGGGCGTACCAGTGCAGTATCTGCAACAAGCGCTTCACCCAGAAGAGCTCCCTTAATGTGCACATGCGCCTCCACCGCGGGGAGAAGTCCTACGAGTGCTACATCTGCAAGAAGAAGTTCTCCCACAAGACCCTGCTGGAGAGGCATGTGGCTCTGCACAGTGCCACCAACGGCACGCCTGGAGCCACCGGCGCCGGCGCGAGGGCTGTCCCTGCCGGGGTGGTGGCCTGCACGGAGGGGACCACGTACGTCTGCTCTGTCTGTCCAGCTAAGTTTGACCAAATCGAGCATTTCAACGACCACATGAGGATGCATGTGTCAGATGGATAA